In one Thermovirga sp. genomic region, the following are encoded:
- a CDS encoding COG1615 family transporter, with translation MSMRDIFQGPPFWEGERRGRIPSLKVKKGVWIILGALLLLVVIVPATATFYTDLLWFRERGLSQVFWTRLLPQWVMLAAAAVAAFAIFSLNWLRARRSAMRELAFSSLPGEIIDIPMRASAVVVVIVAAVLAVMNGLAVRSEWMKVLQFLNRTPFGKSDPVFGRDVAFYVFDIPFLSLFQGWLLSTLVTTIMGV, from the coding sequence ATGTCAATGAGAGATATTTTCCAGGGACCACCCTTCTGGGAGGGCGAACGCCGCGGGCGAATTCCTTCCCTGAAAGTCAAAAAAGGCGTCTGGATCATCCTGGGGGCGCTCCTGCTCCTGGTGGTGATCGTGCCGGCGACGGCCACCTTTTATACCGACCTGCTATGGTTCCGGGAAAGGGGACTCTCGCAGGTCTTCTGGACCAGGCTGCTCCCCCAGTGGGTGATGCTCGCCGCGGCGGCTGTCGCGGCTTTTGCGATCTTTTCCCTGAACTGGCTCAGGGCGCGCAGGTCCGCCATGAGGGAACTCGCCTTTTCATCCCTGCCCGGTGAGATCATCGACATACCCATGCGGGCCTCGGCCGTGGTGGTGGTGATCGTCGCGGCGGTCCTGGCCGTCATGAACGGCCTGGCCGTCCGTTCGGAATGGATGAAGGTGCTCCAGTTCCTGAACAGGACCCCCTTCGGGAAAAGCGACCCTGTCTTCGGCAGGGACGTAGCTTTTTACGTCTTCGATATCCCCTTCCTGTCGCTTTTCCAGGGCTGGCTCCTCAGCACCCTGGTCACAACCATCATGGGAGT